The following are encoded in a window of Haliotis asinina isolate JCU_RB_2024 chromosome 14, JCU_Hal_asi_v2, whole genome shotgun sequence genomic DNA:
- the LOC137261279 gene encoding fibropellin-1-like: MARFQVMLAITGVVLCLAICKAAITDCVNNNSCNGHGTCPNPCSAPCSCTDGYGGHDCTIPPICTAAGNECGSNGACTTSSSPYVCTCSNGYTGDKCTVAPICTATGNQCGSNGACTTSSTPYVCTCSNGYTGALCITPPVCTATGNQCGAHGSCTTSSTPYVCTCTDGYSGPTCNIAPICTAAGNQCGTNGACTTSSTPYVCTCTNGYTGALCTTAPICTAAGNQCGTNGACTTSSTPYVCTCSNGYSGALCTTPPICTAAGNQCGTNGACTTSSTPYVCTCTNGYSGALCTTPPICTAAGNQCGTNGACTTSSTPYVCTCTNGYTGALCTTAPICTAAGNQCGTNGACTTSSTPYVCTCSNGYTGSLCTTPPICTAAGNQCGTNGVCTTSSTPYVCTCSNGYTGALCNTPPICTAAGNQCGSHGSCTTSSTPYVCTCTGGYSGPLCTTAPVCTAAGNQCGTKGGCNTCTSVYSCQCYSGYGGTTCATAPPCTPRGSECKNGGTCNVSTFPYKCTCPAGLTGPTCQGAGSQVTFFMSTLVVSAVSSLLLMQY; the protein is encoded by the exons gtgttgtgttgtgtctgGCAATATGCAAAGCTGCGATTACTGACTGCGTCAACAACAACAGCTGTAATGGCCACGGCACGTGCCCCAACCCGTGTTCGGCGCCCTGTTCGTGCACAGACGGCTACGGTGGTCATGACTGCACTATCC CACCCATTTGCACTGCAGCTGGAAATGAGTGTGGTAGCAACGGTGCTTGTACAACTTCATCAAGTCCATACGTCTGCACCTGCTCCAATGGATATACTGGTGACAAGTGTACAGTAG CCCCGATCTGTACTGCTACCGGAAACCAATGTGGCTCTAACGGTGCCTGCACGACATCATCAACGCCATACGTCTGCACCTGCTCCAACGGATATACAGGGGCACTGTGTATCACAC CCCCAGTTTGTACTGCTACCGGAAACCAGTGTGGAGCCCATGGCAGCTGCACAACGTCGTCCACTCCATACGTGTGTACCTGCACCGACGGATACAGTGGGCCAACATGTAACATAG CTCCGATTTGTACTGCTGCCGGAAACCAGTGTGGCACTAATGGTGCCTGCACGACATCATCTACACCATACGTCTGCACCTGCACTAACGGATATACAGGAGCACTGTGTACCACAG CCCCTATTTGTACTGCTGCCGGAAACCAGTGTGGTACTAATGGTGCCTGTACGACATCATCTACACCATACGTTTGCACCTGCTCCAACGGATATTCAGGGGCACTGTGTACCACAC CCCCCATCTGTACAGCTGCCGGAAACCAATGTGGCACTAATGGTGCCTGCACGACATCGTCAACTCCATACGTTTGCACCTGCACCAACGGATACTCAGGAGCACTGTGTACCACCC CTCCGATCTGTACAGCTGCCGGAAACCAGTGTGGCACTAATGGTGCCTGCACGACATCATCTACACCATACGTCTGCACCTGCACTAACGGATATACAGGAGCACTGTGTACCACAG CCCCTATCTGTACTGCTGCCGGAAACCAATGTGGTACTAATGGTGCCTGTACGACATCATCTACACCATACGTTTGCACCTGCTCCAACGGATACACAGGATCACTTTGTACCACAC CCCCCATCTGTACAGCTGCCGGAAACCAATGTGGCACCAATGGTGTCTGCACGACATCGTCAACTCCATACGTTTGCACCTGCTCCAACGGATATACAGGAGCACTGTGTAACACAC CTCCGATCTGTACAGCTGCAGGAAATCAGTGTGGAAGTCATGGCAGTTGCACGACATCGTCAACTCCATACGTCTGTACCTGCACGGGCGGATACTCAGGACCATTGTGTACCACTG CACCAGTCTGCACAGCTGCAGGAAACCAGTGTGGCACCAAAGGAGGCTGTAACACCTGCACGAGCGTCTACAGTTGCCAGTGCTATTCTGGCTATGGAGGAACCACGTGTGCTACAG CTCCACCGTGCACTCCGCGAGGAAGTGAGTGCAAGAACGGCGGGACGTGCAACGTTTCGACCTTCCCATACAAGTGTACCTGTCCCGCGGGACTTACTGGGCCAACATGCC AGGGTGCTGGCAGTCAGGTGACCTTCTTTATGAGCACGCTCGTCGTCTCGGCAGTGTCGAGTCTTTTGTTGATGCAGTATTAA